In Vicinamibacteria bacterium, the DNA window ACCGCCCATTCCTCCTGGCGAAAGCACAGCTTCACTACGTCAGCACGAAGTCGGACCTCGACTACTGGGAGAATCTGCATTGGCTCACGCCCCTGGAGGACCCCGTCGCCTGGCGGAGTGGTGAGGCGATCGCGCCTCCCGCGCTCGAGGAAGGGCCCGCCGACGGGGTGGGCTTCGCCCCAACACCGAGCCTCTCCTCCTGGGAAAAGACCACCACCCAATGGAAGCGGTCGCTGGCAGCCTTCCTCTATCGGGTGCAGCGTCTCGAGCAGTTCTCGGTGCCCGAGATCGAGCTGTACTCCCGGCCGCACGAGAGTGCCGCCGACTTTCGTTTACGGTGCGCCCACGCTCGACGCGAGAAACGAGACGAGGAAATCGAGAGGCTCAGACAACGGTTTGCGCCCAAGCTCGCGCGAGTGGAGGAGGCCGTCCTTCGCGCCGAGGCGCTGCTGGAACGCGAGTCTTCCCAATACGGAGACAGCAAGCTCGAAACGGCGATGGATTTCGGCGCGACGCTCGCGGGAGCTCTTTTTGGACGAAAGCTCGGGAATGTCACCCGGGCCCGACGCACGGCGCGTTCCGCTTCGCGGGTCGCTCGCGAGCGCAAGGACGTGGGGCGCGCGCGCGCCAAGGTCGAAATGCAAAAGGAGAAGCTCGAGGCTCTCGAGGCCGAGCTCATCGAGAAGACCGCAGAGCTTCAGACCGCTTACTCGGAAGAGGGGCTCCAGGTGACGTCGGTTCTCCACGCGCCTCGCAAGAGTGATGTGATCGTCGAGCGAATCGCACTCGCCTGGCGACGCTGAGCCGAGCTAGCTAGAAGCGGGAGACCGCCACACGAAACCCGATGAACGGGCGGCGCGCGCCCGGGTCGACTGCGCCGCGGAGTGCGGCCCGGACGTTCCTTTCCGGATCCCCGAAGTGCCCGCCGCGCATGACGAACAGCGCATCTTCCTCGAGATGGTCGCGGTCATCGCTCGGATCGTACGGATACGCCTCATACGGGCTTCGCGTCAGCTCCCAGACGTTCCCGCTCATATCGAGCAGACCGAAGGGACAGGAAGGGCACTCGAAGCTCCCCACCGGCATCGTTCCCGTCCCACGATAATTGGCGCGTTCCGGTTGCGGGGCGTTTCCCCACGGATAGATCCGTCCGTCTGTGCCGCGCGCGGCCTTCTCCCACTCGGCTTCGCTAGGCAGCCCGAGCCGAAAGCCGTCGCGAAGCGCCTCGGACAAACGGGCTGGGGTTCGAGGCCATTCTCTGAGGGTCGCCTCCAGCCACCGACAGTAGGCGAGTGCGTCCGGCCATGAGACCGACGTCACCGGATGAGCGGGAGGTGCCTCGAGAGCCCGGGCGTCGACCTCGTATCCCGTCGCTTCGACGAATGCACGGTACTGAGCCACGGTGACCTCGTAACGGCCGATGTAAAACCCGTCCAGGTCCACTGTGCCGGGTCCTTGCGAGTCCGGCCAGAGCTCATTGTCGTAGGCGAGCGCGTCGACAGAAGCGTCGCTACCCATCGGGAAAGGGCCAGCCGCGATCTCGACGAAACCGAGGAGCTCGTCGTCGGGCAGAAACCAGGCATCCGCTCGAAATCCGGTCAACTCCGAGTCCTCGGTCTTCGATGCTGGTTTGGCCCCGGCACGGATCTCGGCGGGCGGCCATCCACAGGAGCTCATCCCGATGAGAATCAGGGAAGCGCGGACGAGTCTCGAAGTCACTACCGGGTCCCCTCGTTACAGGCGAAGGTCCACCCGTGCTCGCAGGCTCGTGCGAGCACGTCGCGCTCGGGCATCTCGAGCAGGTTGGGGCCGCCTTCACGCAGCAGGAGTCTGAGATCGAGGATCCTTGGGTTGGGGTGGCTCGAGCCGCCCGGATCGAGCAGGCTGAAGCACGCGCCAGGATGCCTCAGCTCGCACGCTCGCGAGAAGAAGCTCCAGGCGAGCTCGGTATCCGCCTCCACCAGGGTTCCCGACCGATAGTGCGCGCCGAGCTCGTTGCACGCCCAGGCCGAGTTGTCGCGACAGTACGTCGATTCGATCTCGATAAGGCGGTCGCAGGCGTTGCGACGGCCCTTGGCGCAGGCCTCCTGCCAAAAGGGGAGTCGGTCGCC includes these proteins:
- a CDS encoding SUMF1/EgtB/PvdO family nonheme iron enzyme, whose translation is MTSRLVRASLILIGMSSCGWPPAEIRAGAKPASKTEDSELTGFRADAWFLPDDELLGFVEIAAGPFPMGSDASVDALAYDNELWPDSQGPGTVDLDGFYIGRYEVTVAQYRAFVEATGYEVDARALEAPPAHPVTSVSWPDALAYCRWLEATLREWPRTPARLSEALRDGFRLGLPSEAEWEKAARGTDGRIYPWGNAPQPERANYRGTGTMPVGSFECPSCPFGLLDMSGNVWELTRSPYEAYPYDPSDDRDHLEEDALFVMRGGHFGDPERNVRAALRGAVDPGARRPFIGFRVAVSRF